The Balaenoptera acutorostrata chromosome 2, mBalAcu1.1, whole genome shotgun sequence genomic sequence AAGATGGTACCAGGGACAAGGATGGGGTGGGGATCAGAGAACCGGGTACGGGGTCTTTGAAGACAAAATAGGactggagaggaggagaagatgaGGGTTGAGATGGGAATGTGAGTAGGTGTTGGGTTTGGGTCTGGGTCGTTTTAGAGAATTCTATGACTAGTGAAGGAAGGCATTGAAGAAGGaatggggatgggagggggtAGGTTTGGAGTTGGGCAGCTGGAGACAGGAGAGGTTGAGCTCCAGGctgggatggggatggagatggggtGGAGGGCTCCTCAGAGGGCCAGGGGCCTCCGTATCCCCAGGTCTACTCCTCCAAGACAAATTTCATGAATCTGCTGGGAGGTATACGGAGCATGGTCCAGGAGTGGGATGTCTGCTTGCTATGGAGGGGCAATGGTATCAACGTACTCAAGATCGCCCCGGAGTACGCCATCAAGTTCTCTGTCTTTGAACAGGTGGGGGAATGGTCTGCttttcccagccccaccctcaaGCCCTCACCTCTCCTGTACCCACAACCCCCAAAGCCCAGGTCCTTATCCAAGACATACGTTCATCCTCCAGGTCCCAGACCTCTTCCCCTGGATGAgtttcaggaaggaaggaaggttagTTATTCTCTCACTTTCCTCTCTCCTGTCCCAGTGTAAGAATTACTTCTGCGGAGTGCATGAGTCCCCACCCTTTCAGGAACGACTCCTTGCCAGCTCCCTGGCTGTGGCCACTTCCCAGACGCTCATCAACCCCATGGAGGTAAGAGAATATCTGCCCCATAGAAGATGAAACATGATTAGGTGGCAGCTGCTactgcttcctccttcccctccccctcctcctccacctcttcctcctctccctcttcatgTAAGATATGTATCAAAGTTGTAATCCGGATGGTTACCTGGTGACCTCAACACTATTTACTGAATGGGTCCTCTCCTTTCCCCCAGCAATGCCCCAAGACGCCACCATTGTAATTTACTAAATTGGGTAAATTacctatatttgtatatatttgggtttatttctgaccTTTCTCTTCTTGTCGCTCTGGGGTCTCTTCATGCACtactatcttttaatttttttttaatgaatagactttattttgtagcacagttttaggtttacagaaaaactgagcagaaagtacagagtgtTTCCATATACCTCTGGCACATATACAAAGTTTCCGCTAtcattaacatcttgcatttcGGTGGTACTTTggttacaattgatgagccaatattgatacattattattaaccaaaGCCCAGAGTTGACATCAGGGTTCGCCCTTTGTGTTGTACTTGCTATGGGTTTTGACGACAAGTAGCCACTATAATAGCATCATACAAAATAAATTCACTGCCGTAAAAAGTCTCTGTACTACACCTATtaacccctccctctttcccccaaTCCTTGCGGACCACTGATCATGTTACTATGTAGTTTTGCcccaccattttttctttttttggccgcaccacgtggcatgtgggatcttagttccccgaccagggattgaacccgcaaccactgcactggaagcgtggagtcttaaccactggaccaccagggaagtcccagccccatatttaatttttgaggcTTGATATTATGTCTTATTATTTTCCATCCCTTCTCTTCTTTATCAGTTTTCCAAGCTATTCTCTGTTGAGCTTCTCCATTCAAACTTCAGAAGCAATGCACCTCGTTCAGAACACAAAATCACCTACTGGTATTTGTTTTTTACTGGGATGATGTTCAATTCATAGTTGAGTTTAGAGATTATTGCCATCCATATGATATCGGTTCTGCATATCCGAGAACATTTCCATTTGTTCGAGTCTCCTTTTTTGCCCTTTAATGgtcttttaaagttttctccaCATAATTCTTGCCCTTGtctggttgtttcttttttttttttttttttggctgctttgggtcttcattgctgagcatgggctttctctagttgtggcgagaggcgagagggggctactcttcgttgcggtacatgggcttctcattgcggtggcttctcttgttacggagcatgggctctaggcatgtgggcttcagtagttgtggtttgcgggctcagtagttgtggtgcacgggcttagttgctccacagcatgtgggatcttcctggaccagggatcgaacccgtgtcccctgcattggcaggcggattcttaaccactgcgccaccagggaagtccccattcttttttatatatatattcttttccattatggcttatcacaggacattgaacatagttcccagtgctatataCAGCAGGACCTTACTGTTTAGCCATTCtgtatacaatagtttgcatcagtgaagtgtttttgtttttgattgttgcataacaaattactgcaCTCAGTAGCTTAAAATGATacagatttattatctcattGTTTCTGTGGGTCACGTCTGGGCACTGGCTAGtcgggtcctctgctcagggtttGATCAGAtggaaatcaaggtgtcagttgGGCTACCAATGAACCCATCTGAGGCTTGCGGTCCTCTGCGAAACTCCCTGGTTGGTGGCAGGATTCATTTTCTTATGATTGTAGGACCGAGGTCCTCAGCTCCTGGAGGCCACCCACTGTTTCCTGCCGTGTGATCCTCTCCATAACAGTTTGCTTGTTTGAGACCAACccgagggaattccctgatggtccagtggttagaactctgcactttcactgccaagggccaggttcgatccctggaactaagatcctgcaagccgaggCACggcataaaaaaaaacaaaagaaaagaaacaacccgAGAGTGTTTCTGATGCTTCCAATCTCTCTGACGCCTTCTGTCTCTGGCAATAGACTCTCTTTTAAAGGGCTCTCCTGATtgggtcaggcccacccaggacGATTTCTCTTGATTAACTTAACTGGTTAGGGGCtttattacatctgcaaaatcccttcacctttGTCATATCGTGCAACATGACCGAGGGGAGTGACAGCCCATCACATTCACAGGTCTCTAGGCATGCCGGCTTCAGTAGCTCAAGGGCAGGAGGAAGGCCATTAAATAGATCATGCTATCAGGGGGATGGAAATCTTGGGGACCACCTTAGAATTTTGCCTACCACACTCGGTGTGCTGTCTTTTGCACAATTGTAGAGCTGCCAATATTTTGATATTGGGGCATTTCATAAAAATTCcagtaactggcttctttcagaaaATTGGCAGATCTGGCTACCTGGGGTCCACACTTGCACGGCACTACATTTGGCTGGCGTTAGGACAGAGCTGCGGCAGACCCCACCCGGCTCACATCTCTTCcctcacccttttttttttttttttttttaattttttggccacgccacgcggcctgcaggatcttagttccccgaccagggatcgaacccgcatcccctgcagtggaagtgcggaagcttaaccactggaccgccagggaagtccctccctcaccctcttgGGCTGAGAGCACATACAGGCCGAGGCATCTGAGTTTGAAACTCAGCTGTGTGCGTTCCCGAGCAGTTTCCTCCTGTGTAGATGGGGACAGTGGCCATGGTTGGGGGTCACTGAGAGGATTAGATCAAACAAGCCACCTCACTCCTCATCCTCCCCAGGTGCTGAAGACACGGCTGACTCTGTGCCGGACTGGCCAGTACAAGGGGCTGCTGGACTGCGCCAGGCATGTCGTGGAGGAGGGCACCCGCGTCCTTTACCGCGGCTACCTGCCCAACATGCTTGGCGTCATTCCCTACGCCTGCACCGACCTGGCTGTCTACGAGGTGTGGGTCCCACAGAGGGGGGTGTCAGGGGCGGTGTGAACCCAGGCCTGTAGAGAGCTTCCTCCtggcctttctcttttttttggccacgtggcatgtgggaccttagttccccgaccagagatcgaacccgtgccccctgcagtggaagtatggggtcctaaccactggcccaccagggaagtccctctcctgtCCTTTTTCTCTTGTAGATGCTCAGGTGTCTCTGGCTGAAGTCAGGCAGGGACATGGAGGACCCCAGTGGCCTGGTCAGTCTGTCGTCCGTGACAGTGTCCACAACCTGTGGCCAGAGGGCCAGTTACCCACTGACTTCGGTGCGCACCAGGATGCAAGCCCAAGGTCAGCCTGGCCCTAGAGGCGACCTCGCATGCCCCTCCCCACCTTGCCTCTGCTCTCTGAACTTTCTCATCCCCCCCAAACTGACTCCTAAACGCTCCATATCTGATCCTGGCCACCTCTGCTGACCCCTGAACCCACCAAAACTTACACTCACCCCCAAATCTGATCCCAGCCCTGCACATCACTAAAACGAACATCCAGCTCCCAAATGACTCCCACAAACCTCCTTGAATGTGACTCAGGCCCCCATACTGACCTCAAGACATATAGTCCCCAAATGACCTCCCAACTTCTCCACATCGGACCCAGCCCTCAATTGACTCCAGAAGTCAAACCGTTTCTAAATTTGCCAAATCTGACTCTGAGACATCCCCAAACTCAAAACCACCTGCTGCACTATCCTGGGAACTCCCCAAATGTGACCATCCCCCAAAGGGGCTCTCAAACCCCTAAACAAATCCTCAAACATCCAAACAGGTCCTTAGCCCACCACCCTGATCTTGAAAATGTCCCCAAACTACCCCTTAGCACAATCCCCAAATCTCTAGCAGATCTTAGAAGTTGGAATGTTTTCTAAGATGTTCCCTACAACAAATCCTGAAAATTCCTGCCCCTCACTCTCCCCAAACTGACCAATTTCCTCTAAAAGTCTTCCAAACTTCTTTCCAAATGACACCCAGACCCCTTGCTCCTGGCTTCACTGCCCCCCACAACTTTCCAGCCCACGCCCCCCTCCAGGATGCCCAGTCATCTCTGGCCCAGGCTCTGAGCTTGCCTCTGTCCCCGCAGACACCGTGGAGGGTTCAAACCTCACCATGCGTGGAGTCTTCCGGCAGATCCTGGCCCAGCAGCACTGCCCGGGGCTGTACCGAGGCATGACCTCCACGTTACTGAAGGTGTTGCCAGCAGGTGGCATCAGCTACATGGTGTACGAAGCCATGAAGAAGACCCTGGGCGTATAAGCGGTGAACTAGGCATACCCTGGGCAGAAATGGACAGGAGGATCCAGTGTCCCCTGGCCCCAAAGAACCCTCCAGGCTTGGGACCCAGGGTGGTTTTTGTCAGAAgcaggctgggggcctgggtcAGAAGATTCCTggagtgacttccctggtggctcagagtttaagaatccacctgccagtgcaggggacatgggttcaatccctggtccaggaagatcccacatgccacggagcaactaagcccatgtgccacaactactgagcctgtgctctagaacccgcgagccacaactactgagcccgtgtgccacaactactgaagcccacgtgcctagagcccatgctctgcaacaagagaacccaccgcaatgagaagcccgtgcaccgcaacgaagagcaggccccgctcgccgcaactagagaaagcctttgtgcagcaacgaagacccaacgcagccaataaattaaataagtaactttaaaaaaaaaaaaaagaagaagattccTGGAGCCTCCTCCCCAGGGTGCAGCCTGGGACTACTTTGGACTCCAGTCTGACTCGCTGTGACTTGTCCTTGTTCCAGGGCAAAAGGGTGAATGTGGAGACAACCAGGAATAAAGCGATGGTTTCTGCTGGACGTGTCTGGGATACCTGGGTCCAGGAGGGCAACTGGGGATCTGTTATACCTGGGTCCAAGAGAGGAGCTGGTTATCTGGAATCTCTGGGTCTAGGACAGAATTAGGACTCCCTGGGTCCAGCAAGAAAGCTAGGGACCTGGAATCCTTGGTTCCAGGAAGTGAGCTAGGGACCTGGAATCCTGGGCCTAGGATGAGAGCTGGGGACCCGGTATACCTGGGTCCAGTGGGTAAGCTGGGAACCTGGAATACCCTGAGTCTAAGAAGGAGCTGGGTATCTGGATCCCTGGGTCCTGGAGCGGGGATGGGTACCTTGGGCCCCTCAGTCCTAAATGGGAATTGGAAGCCTGGAAGATGCCTAGGTCTAGGAGAGAAATTGAGGGTCTAGGATCAGAGCTTGGAGCTGGAATCCAAAGACCTTATGTGAAGCGGGTGTGGGGTGTGGAATTAAGAGTTTAGGATCCCTCGGTCCTGGGAAGAAACCAAAGGCCCTAGACCCTTGAGTTCGGGAAGAGAGCTGGTTCCGTGAGTGCTGGAAGAGAAGTGGGGGCTCTAGATCCCTGGGTggatggagagaggagagggggtaCAGAGGATCCCTCGGTTTCCTCTTGCTTTGGGGCCACCCCACCCCCGGAAGCACCCGTCTCCAAGGCCTCAAGCAGGCCACGTGCATGGCCTACCCAGCCAGGTTCCTGGGGCGCTAACCCAGACGTCAGGCCTGAATTCCGGCAGCCGGTCGCCAATGCCCACGTCGGCTGCCATTCACTCCGGCTACGGCTAATCCCCTCCCGCCGTCTGGGGCCGGCTCCGCCCCAATGCAGCTGCGCTTCCACTGGCTCCCACCAAAACGAAGCACCTTTATTTCCTTCATTGCCATTTGTCCGGAGAGGTGTCAGTCACCTTACA encodes the following:
- the SLC25A41 gene encoding LOW QUALITY PROTEIN: mitochondrial carrier protein SCaMC-3L (The sequence of the model RefSeq protein was modified relative to this genomic sequence to represent the inferred CDS: inserted 1 base in 1 codon), with the protein product MGAQPEEGQKPCSRVQTLFKRVKSLLTKXPPPSLNLGCTHVYGYMFGHVPESKLEHLPTQQLSSGTMGLPAPPARTAGGEGHAAHPPCTARSSPSRPGWNATLKQWGPDNEGALWKFLLSGAMAGALSHTGTAPLDCAKVYSSKTNFMNLLGGIRSMVQEWDVCLLWRGNGINVLKIAPEYAIKFSVFEQCKNYFCGVHESPPFQERLLASSLAVATSQTLINPMEVLKTRLTLCRTGQYKGLLDCARHVVEEGTRVLYRGYLPNMLGVIPYACTDLAVYEMLRCLWLKSGRDMEDPSGLVSLSSVTVSTTCGQRASYPLTSVRTRMQAQDTVEGSNLTMRGVFRQILAQQHCPGLYRGMTSTLLKVLPAGGISYMVYEAMKKTLGV